In Microcaecilia unicolor chromosome 1, aMicUni1.1, whole genome shotgun sequence, the following are encoded in one genomic region:
- the LOC115456659 gene encoding heat shock protein 30C-like: MLYFRVLEPSIKTLCACRKPVRTLWPVPDTLSLCQQLGEELFSHLKETEKRQCFMNLAHQLLSMESEGKGKPAENGLSPDKDAASLKNEMPKGEEGKFQLSLDVSQFSPEELMVKTEGRKLIVMAKHEKKRQAEDGSCLQEYRELKREAELPEDVNPEAVLCFLSREGQLHIEVPRLALPAAKERAIPIHISHSSEDGPGGHLSSEEKEPGKGKEQRTENQNEETENSPVLPDGTQELIH; encoded by the coding sequence ATGCTGTACTTCAGAGTCCTGGAGCCTTCCATTAAAACTCTGTGTGCCTGCAGGAAGCCGGTGCGCACACTGTGGCCGGTGCCTGACACCCTGAGCCTCTGTCAGCAGCTGGGAGAGGAGCTGTTCAGTCACCTGAAGGAGACCGAGAAGAGACAGTGCTTTATGAATCTGGCTCATCAGCTCCTATCTATGGAGAGTGAAGGCAAAGGGAAACCTGCAGAAAACGGATTGTCCCCGGATAAAGATGCTGCATCGCTGAAGAATGAGATGccaaagggagaggaaggaaaatTTCAGTTGTCTCTGGACGTCAGTCAGTTTTCTCCAGAGGAACTGATGGTGAAAACAGAAGGAAGGAAACTGATTGTGATGGCAAAGCATGAAAAGAAAAGGCAGGCTGAGGATGGGAGCTGCTTGCAAGAATACAGAGAGCTGAAAAGAGAAGCTGAGCTCCCTGAAGATGTGAATCCTGAGGCAGTGCTCTGCTTCCTGTCCAGAGAGGGGCAGCTGCACATTGAGGTTCCTCGCCTGGCACTGCCAGCTGCCAAAGAAAGAGCGATTCCCATCCACATCAGCCACAGCTCAGAAGATGGACCTGGAGGACATCTCTCCAGTGAGGAAAAGGAGCCTGGAAAGGGCAAGGAGCAGAGGACTGAGAACCAAAATGAAGAGACTGAGAACAGCCCAGTGCTGCCTGATGGCACTCAGGAACTGATCCATTAA